A single region of the Bdellovibrio sp. ArHS genome encodes:
- a CDS encoding AI-2E family transporter, whose amino-acid sequence MIDFLKSKDAAVRWGFFLILLAAFLFINFPFLMPFLIAGVFALGLHDFVERLGKKLKIKRKPSIAITLFAGFAIFWIPISLAIYRLISYISQPEVIKTDKLVNQIHDLKDLILGYLQKISNWTGTDIATPARDMANSLIRKSGEIVFQYSTDILAQLPSIFLASFVFVITLALLLSKAQAIKEFVFKYSLVKPELTDSLIDVAKRSCSVTLFSTLVIGLIQAGIIGLGSLIFGEGDFWLVLTLTFFVSFIPVIGAAPIGYLLAILAFIGGRTGNGIGLVVIATIAGSIDNVLKPFMVGKENKISAVIGFTCVVGAIIMIGLPGLLIGPVVMNLFAGLSPLLLKREDPELI is encoded by the coding sequence ATGATTGACTTCCTGAAATCCAAGGATGCCGCTGTTCGCTGGGGATTTTTTCTGATCCTGCTGGCGGCGTTTTTATTTATTAATTTTCCTTTCTTGATGCCGTTTTTGATCGCGGGTGTTTTTGCGTTAGGTCTTCATGATTTCGTAGAACGCCTTGGCAAAAAGTTGAAAATAAAAAGAAAGCCGTCCATCGCCATTACTTTATTCGCAGGCTTTGCCATTTTCTGGATTCCGATATCCTTAGCCATCTATCGTCTGATTTCCTACATCAGCCAACCTGAAGTCATCAAAACCGACAAACTAGTCAATCAGATTCACGACCTAAAAGATCTGATCTTAGGCTACTTGCAGAAAATCTCGAACTGGACAGGGACTGACATTGCCACCCCCGCCCGGGACATGGCCAACAGCCTGATCCGCAAATCCGGAGAAATTGTTTTTCAATACTCAACAGACATTCTCGCCCAGCTCCCAAGTATTTTTCTGGCGAGTTTTGTTTTTGTGATCACGTTGGCTTTACTTTTATCTAAAGCTCAGGCCATTAAGGAATTTGTTTTTAAATACAGTCTCGTCAAGCCCGAGTTGACAGACTCGCTGATTGATGTCGCGAAGCGAAGCTGTTCCGTGACCTTGTTTTCCACTTTGGTCATCGGCCTGATTCAAGCCGGCATCATCGGTCTGGGCAGTCTGATCTTTGGTGAAGGCGACTTCTGGCTGGTGTTAACCCTCACCTTCTTCGTCTCGTTCATTCCGGTGATTGGGGCGGCTCCGATTGGCTACCTTCTGGCGATTTTAGCCTTTATCGGCGGTCGGACCGGGAATGGGATCGGACTTGTTGTTATTGCGACCATCGCTGGCAGTATCGACAATGTTCTCAAACCCTTTATGGTTGGTAAGGAGAATAAGATTTCCGCCGTGATTGGCTTCACCTGCGTGGTCGGGGCCATCATCATGATTGGCCTGCCTGGACTGTTGATCGGCCCGGTGGTCATGAATCTGTTTGCGGGACTCAGCCCCTTGTTATTAAAACGAGAAGATCCCGAGTTAATATAA
- a CDS encoding TetR/AcrR family transcriptional regulator produces the protein MGAAPISHTNPEKKYMLKIPVQKRSKETVASIVESCARLLVQEPYHAITTDKIAEMAGVSIGSLYQFFANKEAIVAAVIDDLLQKDLAYIEENLAKLQATDLDSKVHAFIDIGFTRFHDNRPLRTALQGVQGMLDYWDTRRVFFEHYQKAVLAHMPPIPGRDREMMALFIVSCFNNILHLALLGPQSQEREDAIKKEVFLLIRRYLNP, from the coding sequence ATGGGTGCTGCTCCAATCAGCCACACAAATCCCGAAAAGAAATATATGCTCAAAATTCCGGTGCAAAAACGGTCCAAAGAAACGGTCGCGAGCATTGTGGAATCTTGTGCCCGACTTCTCGTTCAAGAGCCCTATCATGCAATCACGACAGACAAGATTGCTGAAATGGCCGGAGTGAGTATCGGATCCCTTTATCAATTCTTCGCCAACAAGGAAGCCATTGTCGCTGCGGTTATCGACGATCTTTTGCAAAAAGACCTCGCCTATATCGAAGAAAATCTGGCAAAACTTCAAGCGACAGACTTGGATTCTAAAGTCCATGCCTTTATTGATATTGGCTTTACACGTTTCCACGACAACCGTCCCCTAAGAACCGCCCTGCAAGGCGTCCAAGGGATGCTGGACTATTGGGATACCCGCCGCGTGTTCTTTGAACACTATCAAAAAGCGGTCTTGGCGCATATGCCACCAATCCCAGGTCGCGATCGCGAAATGATGGCGCTATTTATCGTCAGTTGCTTTAATAACATTTTGCACCTGGCTTTATTAGGCCCTCAGTCGCAAGAACGTGAAGATGCGATCAAGAAGGAAGTCTTCCTGTTGATCCGTCGCTACTTGAATCCTTAA
- a CDS encoding universal stress protein, producing the protein MRIIWAIDAFEDNKELNQKMADYITHLHETSQAEIEPLYLLRENEIVLPTYEVPAWVTDHSKTAESLFREVLSDYNLPFLKDPKVIPHASQSHAGAAETLSNYALKSHTDLIIVGSHGRQGLQRFLLGSFAESLLLQSEVPVCVVGSHALKTKSSRSILFPTEFGEHSKDNFRHVLNLARHFNAEVFLLHAIARPIESLFDLDTRPRVYNYEGKMMTLEQIVASQIESQSHRAQQWVDWAAKEGVIAHFHIDNTFKPIDELILATVETHQSDLIVMEAQSGPMSAALLGSYTRNVVRKAICPVYVLTRHFYDKQEDRFIDTPAP; encoded by the coding sequence ATGAGAATCATCTGGGCGATCGATGCGTTTGAGGATAACAAGGAATTAAATCAAAAGATGGCTGACTACATCACCCATCTCCATGAAACATCTCAGGCCGAGATTGAACCTCTTTATCTTCTCAGAGAGAATGAGATCGTGCTTCCCACCTATGAAGTCCCGGCATGGGTGACCGATCATTCGAAAACCGCAGAATCACTTTTTCGCGAAGTGCTTTCCGACTACAATCTGCCATTTTTAAAAGATCCTAAAGTCATCCCGCACGCTTCCCAGTCCCACGCTGGCGCGGCGGAAACGCTTTCTAATTATGCACTCAAAAGCCACACCGACCTTATTATCGTCGGCAGCCATGGTCGACAGGGACTGCAAAGATTCCTTCTAGGAAGCTTCGCGGAAAGCCTGCTCTTGCAATCCGAAGTCCCGGTCTGTGTTGTCGGCAGTCACGCTTTAAAAACAAAAAGCAGTCGCAGCATTCTTTTCCCAACAGAATTTGGCGAGCATTCTAAAGACAACTTCCGTCATGTCTTGAATTTAGCGCGTCACTTTAATGCGGAAGTCTTTTTACTTCACGCTATTGCTCGCCCGATTGAAAGTCTTTTTGACTTAGACACCCGTCCCCGTGTCTACAACTACGAGGGAAAAATGATGACGTTGGAACAAATCGTCGCAAGCCAAATTGAATCCCAATCACATCGCGCCCAACAATGGGTGGATTGGGCTGCGAAAGAAGGTGTAATCGCGCATTTCCATATCGACAACACCTTTAAGCCCATAGACGAATTAATTTTGGCTACGGTCGAAACTCACCAATCTGACTTGATCGTGATGGAAGCGCAAAGCGGCCCGATGAGTGCCGCCCTTTTAGGAAGTTATACACGCAACGTGGTTCGTAAAGCGATCTGTCCCGTTTATGTGCTCACTCGCCATTTTTATGACAAGCAGGAAGATCGCTTTATCGATACACCGGCTCCTTAA
- a CDS encoding PilZ domain-containing protein translates to MNTQIFITGTSTVPQVLKKENRFACHIIENPYALRSALQMTEGEKIVVVFLPFLEVRHFDIYSFLQRTIANVKTFFVVSELSAPMKMKLKSFKDFIVLWKTEEAHLTKDILAYLDGKNLELRQDKREAHPRRAMLSPSQLPLGAENRSFQPILGGDFENISLNGSCLKIKAPFYQKKDFVTLSYQTKEGEYVTVEGQVRWAKWDENAQSQELGVQFLTQA, encoded by the coding sequence ATGAATACACAGATCTTTATTACGGGAACATCGACCGTTCCCCAGGTGCTCAAAAAAGAAAATCGCTTCGCCTGCCACATCATCGAAAATCCATACGCACTCAGATCCGCGCTGCAGATGACCGAGGGGGAAAAAATTGTTGTCGTTTTTCTGCCCTTTCTAGAGGTCCGTCACTTCGACATTTACTCGTTCCTGCAACGAACCATTGCAAACGTGAAGACCTTTTTTGTGGTCAGTGAACTTTCCGCCCCGATGAAGATGAAACTAAAATCCTTTAAAGATTTTATTGTTCTTTGGAAAACCGAAGAGGCTCATTTGACCAAGGACATTCTGGCATATCTTGACGGGAAGAATTTAGAACTGCGCCAAGACAAACGCGAAGCCCATCCAAGGCGCGCCATGCTCAGCCCCTCGCAACTTCCTTTGGGGGCTGAGAACCGAAGCTTCCAACCTATCTTAGGCGGTGACTTCGAGAATATTTCCTTGAATGGCTCGTGTCTGAAAATCAAAGCGCCCTTTTATCAAAAAAAGGATTTCGTAACTTTGTCGTATCAAACGAAAGAAGGCGAATATGTCACCGTAGAGGGTCAGGTCCGCTGGGCCAAGTGGGATGAAAATGCCCAAAGCCAGGAACTGGGCGTGCAGTTTCTGACCCAGGCCTGA
- a CDS encoding fumarate hydratase has translation MSFKYFPLYEKQKDSAQYKKLSSDHVQVQKWGDKEVLVIAPEALELLAQEALSDVSHLLRASHLEKLERILQDPEASPNDRFVAVDLLKNAIIAAQMEFPSCQDTGTAIVVGKKGERVFTGADDKEFLSKGIFNTYQKRNLRFSQMAPVSFFEEKNTGSNLPAQIDIYAEQGDEYHFLFMAKGGGSANKSYLYQKTKAVLNPEGFEKFVRETLNSLGTAACPPYHLAFCVGGTSAEETLKIVKYASAGYLDGLPTSGSEGGRAYRDLEMEKQIEQWARDTGIGAQFGGKYFVHDVRVIRLPRHGASCPIGVGVSCSADRNIKGKITREGIFLEQLELHPEQYLPNHLKEAGAEAIQIDLNKPIQETLKILSQQKVATRVMLNGPMIVARDIAHAKLKEKVDRGEGVPEYFKNYAVYYAGPAKTPKGYASGSFGPTTSERMDPYVGTFQSLGGSMIMLGKGNRSPQVTEACKTYGGFYLGSIGGPAARLGKECITKVEVLDFPELGMESVWKIEVKDFPAFIIVDDKGNDFFKSVIRKL, from the coding sequence ATGTCATTTAAATATTTTCCTCTCTACGAAAAACAAAAAGATTCCGCTCAATATAAAAAGCTTTCCTCTGATCATGTGCAGGTCCAAAAATGGGGCGACAAAGAAGTCCTGGTGATCGCACCTGAAGCTTTGGAACTTCTTGCGCAAGAAGCCCTCAGTGATGTGTCTCATCTTTTACGAGCAAGCCATCTGGAAAAACTTGAAAGAATTTTGCAAGACCCCGAGGCTTCTCCGAACGATCGTTTTGTGGCGGTTGATCTTTTGAAAAACGCCATTATTGCCGCGCAAATGGAGTTTCCGTCTTGTCAGGATACGGGCACCGCCATTGTCGTTGGTAAAAAAGGGGAGCGTGTCTTCACCGGTGCGGATGACAAAGAATTTCTCTCTAAAGGTATTTTCAATACTTATCAGAAAAGAAATCTGCGCTTTTCACAAATGGCGCCAGTGTCCTTCTTTGAAGAGAAAAATACGGGCTCTAATCTTCCCGCACAGATTGATATCTATGCTGAGCAAGGGGATGAGTATCATTTCTTGTTCATGGCCAAAGGCGGCGGAAGTGCGAATAAGTCCTATCTTTATCAAAAGACCAAAGCGGTTCTAAATCCCGAGGGGTTTGAAAAGTTCGTGCGTGAAACTTTGAATTCTTTAGGGACGGCGGCTTGTCCGCCCTACCACTTGGCGTTTTGTGTGGGTGGGACTTCGGCGGAAGAAACCCTGAAAATTGTCAAGTACGCATCAGCGGGTTACCTGGATGGCCTTCCTACTTCCGGAAGTGAAGGTGGCAGAGCTTATCGCGATCTAGAGATGGAAAAGCAGATTGAACAATGGGCGCGTGACACGGGGATCGGCGCGCAATTCGGGGGTAAGTATTTCGTTCATGACGTGCGCGTGATTCGTTTACCTCGCCATGGAGCTAGTTGCCCGATTGGCGTGGGTGTGAGTTGTTCGGCCGATCGTAATATCAAAGGCAAAATCACACGCGAGGGGATCTTTTTGGAGCAGCTTGAGTTGCATCCAGAACAATATCTTCCCAACCATTTGAAGGAAGCCGGTGCAGAAGCCATTCAAATTGATTTGAATAAACCGATTCAGGAAACACTGAAAATCTTGTCACAGCAAAAAGTAGCGACGCGTGTGATGCTGAATGGTCCTATGATCGTGGCTCGCGACATCGCGCACGCAAAACTTAAAGAAAAAGTCGATCGCGGTGAGGGTGTGCCAGAGTATTTTAAAAACTATGCGGTTTATTATGCGGGACCTGCGAAAACTCCGAAAGGATACGCTTCAGGCTCGTTTGGTCCGACCACCAGTGAGCGTATGGACCCCTATGTAGGAACATTCCAAAGCCTGGGTGGCTCTATGATTATGCTGGGCAAGGGAAACCGCAGCCCTCAAGTGACTGAAGCTTGTAAGACCTACGGGGGATTCTATTTGGGATCCATCGGTGGCCCGGCCGCGCGTTTGGGAAAAGAGTGCATCACCAAAGTGGAAGTTCTGGATTTTCCAGAACTAGGCATGGAGTCCGTCTGGAAAATTGAAGTAAAAGATTTCCCGGCCTTTATCATCGTGGATGACAAAGGAAATGACTTCTTTAAGTCGGTGATTCGCAAATTATAG
- a CDS encoding LTA synthase family protein: protein MSFLISSARYILRLVIFGMVLRAVVALYLNLWDFASPESFQNTLGPFLYGWHFDLAIASFLYLLLYGSSLLFSFSEKTFARLNSLLLLCYTVFITVDAIYAKESGRHISYEVYNLFTIQGSIGSLLKLYWLQLLFAFLGASFVGRFFTPRYKPVQGWFKRSVALLFVLIISVVFARGFEGIPQDPSWAYRAGGGSKGATLALNGAYGIVWAAFAGKKSSKENIEVPLHVKSADIFAEWRARRGIEKAVGHFDGNIVIVFMEGWPGVYVNKKVGTEEVLPFFNSLRAESLRVDLMLAGGHRTTEGLFATLCSLPNPPGKSIMFTEIENKDFKCFPQFLEKQGYSSAFFQGSDQYTSGVGLLVLKTGFQNSYGKREIPDWTQIEQNAWGVFDHDIYKFATQKMDTMTEPMLIGINTNTTHDLALPKGVRPAFGDESNMSLHLSVTHHADKELRGFYEALKKRPWKKDWLLVLVSDHTSFAADGIFEHYSIPFLMKYHTVTGKKKAPFEHKLISGAFSQNDVGATIADLTGNSAPEFLGRSLLRPQEFSTGASLFHLGTSVWFEGEWAVVFNIRDFNNYKCYHWQNDMLFHYPLPCPADGEAMYLRGLSYLKESQELLFK from the coding sequence ATGTCTTTCTTAATTTCTTCAGCCCGTTACATTCTTCGTCTGGTGATTTTTGGAATGGTTCTGCGCGCCGTTGTCGCGCTTTATTTGAACCTCTGGGATTTCGCCTCTCCGGAAAGCTTTCAAAACACCTTGGGCCCGTTTTTGTATGGCTGGCACTTTGATTTGGCCATCGCCAGTTTTCTTTATCTTTTGCTGTACGGAAGTTCCCTGCTTTTTTCATTTTCAGAAAAAACTTTTGCGCGCTTAAACAGCCTGTTACTTCTTTGCTACACGGTTTTCATCACTGTCGACGCGATTTACGCGAAAGAATCCGGGCGCCACATTTCTTATGAGGTCTACAATCTTTTTACCATTCAAGGATCCATCGGCAGCCTTCTAAAACTGTATTGGCTGCAATTGCTGTTTGCATTTTTAGGCGCTTCTTTTGTCGGTCGCTTCTTCACCCCTCGCTACAAGCCTGTTCAGGGGTGGTTCAAAAGATCCGTAGCCTTGCTTTTCGTCCTGATCATCAGTGTTGTCTTTGCTCGCGGCTTTGAGGGCATCCCTCAGGATCCGTCCTGGGCCTACCGCGCTGGCGGCGGCAGCAAAGGGGCGACATTAGCCTTAAACGGCGCTTACGGAATCGTGTGGGCTGCGTTTGCGGGAAAAAAATCCAGCAAAGAAAATATTGAAGTTCCGCTGCATGTTAAAAGTGCCGACATCTTTGCAGAATGGCGCGCACGTCGGGGAATCGAAAAAGCCGTGGGCCATTTCGACGGTAATATTGTTATCGTGTTTATGGAGGGTTGGCCCGGAGTCTACGTGAACAAGAAAGTCGGTACTGAAGAAGTTCTGCCTTTCTTCAACTCGCTTCGCGCCGAATCCTTGCGCGTGGATTTGATGCTTGCCGGAGGCCATCGCACGACGGAAGGACTTTTTGCCACTCTTTGCAGTTTGCCCAATCCCCCCGGCAAAAGCATCATGTTCACCGAAATTGAAAATAAGGATTTCAAATGCTTCCCGCAGTTCTTAGAAAAACAAGGATATAGTTCCGCCTTTTTCCAAGGATCTGATCAGTACACCAGCGGTGTTGGACTTTTGGTTTTGAAAACCGGCTTTCAAAACTCTTATGGGAAACGTGAAATTCCGGACTGGACTCAGATCGAACAAAACGCCTGGGGCGTCTTTGATCACGATATCTATAAATTCGCGACACAGAAAATGGACACGATGACAGAGCCTATGCTTATTGGGATCAACACCAATACGACCCATGACTTGGCTCTGCCCAAAGGGGTGCGTCCCGCGTTCGGCGATGAAAGCAATATGTCTTTGCACTTAAGCGTGACCCATCATGCGGATAAAGAACTTCGCGGTTTTTATGAAGCTCTAAAAAAACGTCCTTGGAAAAAGGATTGGCTGCTGGTGCTCGTGTCTGATCACACGAGTTTTGCCGCCGATGGCATCTTTGAGCATTACTCCATCCCCTTTTTGATGAAATATCACACGGTGACAGGGAAGAAAAAAGCCCCCTTCGAGCACAAACTCATTTCCGGGGCGTTTTCACAAAACGATGTGGGCGCAACTATCGCAGATCTTACGGGCAACTCGGCCCCCGAATTCCTGGGAAGATCCTTGCTTCGTCCGCAAGAGTTTTCCACCGGAGCCAGTCTTTTTCATCTAGGAACTTCTGTGTGGTTTGAAGGTGAATGGGCCGTGGTATTTAACATTCGGGATTTCAATAATTATAAGTGCTATCATTGGCAAAACGACATGCTTTTCCACTATCCGCTGCCCTGCCCTGCTGATGGCGAAGCCATGTATCTGCGCGGCCTTAGTTATCTGAAAGAATCCCAGGAACTGCTGTTTAAATAA
- a CDS encoding MFS transporter, producing the protein MALLLVSLCLAAVIALYFKNNPLGHTRKFMIRRFVNWFPLGMTYAFLYMGRYNLNVSKNALGDMMTKEQFGLIFAAGTITYGLSFLLNGPIVDRIGGKKGIIIAALGSALMNLLMGGVTYLYLMGRLKTNMVVAFSVLFALNMFFQSYGAVSIIKVKAYWFHVRERGVFGAIFGTLISFGVYFAFDWGQAIVEASKLHIEGQKTAFQRFIQHIFAIDTGTTNATWLVFTIPAFLLICWALVDFILLKDSPKEANFDDFDTADASSSPGEDDDKLKISIGFMLKKIFTNPVMITIALVDFTSGVLRNGIMQWYLVYAHETKETNPVFFEGSQFFIKNWGLLLCLTGIFGGFAAGIISDRVFQSRRGPPAAINNAIMIILLIIMVFSLVNHPTMLGISAVMITLTVIGVHSLMSGTAAADFGGKKMTATASGIVDGCVYLGSGIQSLAIGYLSHKNWIYWPLFLIPFAIMGLFLALRMWNELPAATKKYILEVEKKEEKQQQQQARGQTSTDPAGVPN; encoded by the coding sequence ATGGCTCTTTTGCTTGTAAGCTTATGTCTTGCAGCGGTGATCGCACTCTACTTTAAAAACAATCCGCTTGGCCACACGCGCAAATTCATGATCCGTCGTTTCGTGAATTGGTTCCCTCTAGGCATGACTTACGCATTCTTGTACATGGGACGTTACAATCTGAACGTTTCTAAAAATGCCCTTGGCGATATGATGACGAAAGAACAATTCGGTTTGATCTTCGCCGCCGGCACCATCACCTACGGTTTATCGTTCCTTCTTAATGGTCCTATTGTCGACAGAATCGGTGGCAAAAAAGGTATCATCATCGCGGCTCTGGGTTCTGCATTGATGAACTTACTCATGGGTGGCGTCACATATCTTTATTTGATGGGCCGCCTAAAAACCAACATGGTGGTGGCGTTCTCAGTTCTTTTTGCCTTGAATATGTTCTTCCAAAGTTATGGGGCCGTTTCCATTATCAAAGTGAAAGCTTATTGGTTCCACGTTCGCGAACGCGGTGTCTTTGGCGCCATCTTCGGAACTTTGATTTCTTTCGGTGTCTACTTCGCTTTCGACTGGGGACAGGCGATCGTCGAAGCTTCTAAACTTCATATCGAAGGTCAGAAAACAGCTTTCCAACGATTCATTCAACACATCTTCGCGATCGACACCGGCACCACAAATGCCACCTGGCTTGTCTTCACCATCCCGGCATTCCTACTGATCTGCTGGGCCCTGGTCGACTTCATTCTTTTGAAAGATTCTCCGAAAGAAGCCAACTTTGACGACTTCGATACGGCGGACGCTTCTTCATCTCCAGGCGAAGATGATGATAAATTGAAAATCTCCATCGGATTCATGCTTAAAAAAATCTTCACGAATCCGGTGATGATCACGATCGCTCTGGTGGACTTTACATCGGGAGTTTTGCGTAACGGGATTATGCAGTGGTATCTGGTCTATGCTCACGAAACAAAAGAAACCAACCCGGTCTTCTTTGAAGGATCACAGTTCTTTATTAAAAACTGGGGGCTTCTGCTTTGTTTAACCGGGATCTTCGGAGGCTTTGCTGCGGGCATCATTTCTGACCGCGTCTTCCAATCTCGTCGCGGCCCTCCAGCAGCGATTAACAATGCCATCATGATCATTCTTTTGATTATCATGGTGTTCTCGTTAGTAAATCATCCGACCATGCTAGGTATTTCTGCAGTGATGATCACTTTGACAGTCATCGGCGTTCACTCTTTGATGTCGGGAACCGCAGCCGCAGACTTCGGTGGTAAGAAAATGACTGCCACAGCATCAGGTATCGTTGACGGTTGCGTGTACTTGGGAAGTGGTATTCAGTCTTTGGCCATCGGATATCTGTCACACAAGAACTGGATTTACTGGCCTCTGTTCCTGATTCCTTTTGCGATCATGGGTCTTTTCCTTGCCCTGAGAATGTGGAACGAACTTCCAGCGGCGACAAAAAAGTACATCCTGGAAGTGGAAAAGAAAGAGGAAAAGCAACAGCAGCAACAGGCCCGTGGACAGACTTCCACAGACCCTGCTGGAGTTCCGAACTAA
- a CDS encoding helix-turn-helix transcriptional regulator has product MNLNEVLNNELSLGKKLGMCIKNQEEKVLFQNDTSIKTCGPMVGQVCNKTCNALCKKISEYSAVSPGMHVFKDSELEGQKVDIMIVNDGDRITTLLYLLEGQEEQKQKQEAFFREKGLTKSELRIMNMVLEGHTNAVIAEKLFISKATLKTHLNNIYKKLPDSMRPSQGRA; this is encoded by the coding sequence GTGAACTTAAATGAAGTCCTCAATAACGAATTAAGTTTGGGCAAGAAGCTAGGCATGTGTATCAAGAATCAGGAAGAGAAAGTTCTTTTCCAGAACGACACATCCATAAAAACCTGTGGACCCATGGTGGGCCAGGTCTGTAATAAAACCTGCAATGCCCTTTGCAAAAAAATCAGTGAATACTCCGCAGTTTCTCCAGGAATGCATGTATTTAAAGACAGTGAGCTTGAAGGACAGAAAGTGGACATTATGATCGTCAACGATGGCGATCGCATCACAACTCTTTTGTATCTTCTCGAGGGTCAAGAAGAACAAAAGCAAAAACAAGAAGCTTTTTTCCGAGAAAAAGGTTTAACGAAGAGTGAACTGCGCATCATGAATATGGTGTTAGAGGGACACACGAATGCGGTGATCGCCGAAAAACTCTTTATCTCGAAAGCCACCTTGAAAACGCATCTTAACAACATCTACAAAAAACTTCCCGATTCCATGCGTCCTTCTCAGGGACGCGCTTAA